A single region of the Plutella xylostella chromosome 7, ilPluXylo3.1, whole genome shotgun sequence genome encodes:
- the LOC105382663 gene encoding uncharacterized protein LOC105382663: MILGYVIAISTIFGIGLARSRLRACYVNNFVGPDDPQYYRPHFPVWCSRQNNIHQLYFSKDIEHEVFGDINEDAYVCAKIEWIWQRHEHAVKVARGCALESEMRDECKHILAWKHIHGYGYINGCHTCNRNWCNTSARTGGSTTKELLLLLIYQNLCLFLLKTFLL; this comes from the exons ATGATTTTAGGATACGTTATCGCAATCAGTACCATATTTGGAATCG gaCTTGCAAGAAGTCGCTTGCGTGCATGCTATGTCAACAATTTCGTGGGCCCGGACGACCCTCAGTACTACCGACCACACTTCCCCGTGTGGTGCTCAAGACAAAACAATATACATCaactatatttttcaaaagatATAGAACACGAGGTGTTCGGTGATATTAACGAGGATGCGTACGTGTGCGCCAAAATAGAATGGA TTTGGCAAAGGCACGAGCATGCGGTGAAGGTGGCGCGAGGTTGCGCGTTGGAAAGTGAGATGAGAGACGAGTGCAAACACATTCTTGCCTGGAAGCATATACATGGCTACGGTTACATCAATGGCTGCCACACGTGCAATCGCAACTGGTGCAACACGTCCGCTCGCACCGGCGGCTCAACGACAAAGGAACTGCTACTGCTGCtaatttatcaaaatttaTGCCTGTTTCTGTTGAAAACATTTttgctataa